One Verrucomicrobiales bacterium DNA window includes the following coding sequences:
- a CDS encoding phospholipase C, phosphocholine-specific — protein MDSRREFLKKAALLAAGGSLSASQVAAIERAVAINPPPGTTYLDAEHVVILMQENRSFDHCYGTLRGVRGFNDPRAVNLPDGNPVWLQSNARGETYPPFRLNIKDTKATWMSALPHSWGDQTAARNDGKHDRWLPAKPSGRKDYAHLPLTMGYYNREDIPFYYALADAFTVCDQNFCSSLTGTTPNRLHLWTGTIREKPSIETKANVWNSDVDYGDEASWMTFPERLEDAGVAWKIYQNELSLKTGLTGPEDAWLANFTDNPIEWFSQYHVRFSASYRRELPTREKALTAQVAQLEGIANPTEAQKKKLNSTRSELEEVRQHLQTYTEEKFSQLPERAQSLHRKAFTTNEGDPDYRKLTSLTYRQGETERRMQIPKGDVLHQFRQDVRTGKLPKVSWIVAPENFSDHPGAPWYGAWYLSEVMDILTQDPEVWKKTIFILCYDENDGYFDHVPPFVPPDLQRPDTGKASAAIDTSIELVRRRVPDASSTSAGPGSTPTDPIGLGFRVPLLIASPWSRGGYVCSQVFDHTSILQLMEGWLSHKTGKTIRETNISAWRRAVCGDLSSAFRPYHGEKMELPRSVEREAFLGSIHQAQFKEIPTGFKALNSEERALVRKGGASAPFMPRQEPGIRPACALPYELTVTGALSEDRQTFEIRFAAGKALFGSRASGAPFHVYAPVKWRPSGDGATQPSFEQGHTWAYAVVAGDTLSDRWRLDRFETGEYRLCVHGPNGFLREFKGSARDPRVEVQWQAAEEDRDGKSRGLLTLINHDANNVTVTVRDMAYGGEPLTLRLGQGGTSGSVVKTVISLARSHGWYDLQVQIQDAARFEQRLAGHLENGFESFSDPLMGRV, from the coding sequence ATGGATTCACGACGCGAGTTTCTCAAGAAGGCCGCGCTTTTGGCGGCGGGGGGGAGTTTGTCGGCATCGCAAGTTGCCGCCATTGAGCGAGCGGTGGCCATCAACCCGCCTCCAGGCACGACTTACTTGGACGCCGAACACGTCGTGATCCTGATGCAGGAGAATCGCTCGTTCGACCACTGCTATGGAACGCTGCGGGGTGTGCGAGGGTTCAACGATCCCCGCGCCGTGAACCTGCCGGATGGGAATCCGGTCTGGCTGCAATCCAACGCGCGGGGCGAGACCTATCCCCCGTTTCGATTGAATATCAAGGATACCAAGGCCACGTGGATGAGCGCGTTGCCTCACTCGTGGGGCGACCAAACGGCGGCGCGCAACGACGGCAAGCACGATCGATGGTTGCCCGCCAAACCCTCGGGTCGAAAAGACTATGCTCATCTGCCCCTCACGATGGGGTACTACAATCGCGAGGATATCCCGTTCTACTACGCCTTGGCCGATGCCTTCACGGTGTGCGATCAGAACTTTTGTTCTTCTCTGACGGGAACCACTCCGAATCGTCTGCATCTCTGGACGGGCACCATCCGTGAAAAGCCGTCGATCGAAACGAAAGCCAACGTCTGGAACTCGGATGTGGACTATGGGGACGAGGCCTCTTGGATGACGTTTCCGGAGCGTCTGGAGGATGCGGGTGTTGCTTGGAAGATTTATCAGAACGAGCTGAGTCTGAAAACGGGGCTGACCGGACCGGAGGATGCGTGGCTGGCCAACTTCACGGACAACCCCATCGAGTGGTTTAGCCAGTATCATGTGCGTTTCAGCGCGTCCTACCGTCGCGAGTTACCCACCCGCGAAAAAGCTTTGACGGCCCAGGTCGCGCAGCTCGAGGGGATTGCCAATCCCACCGAGGCTCAGAAAAAGAAGCTCAACTCCACACGCTCGGAGCTTGAGGAGGTGCGCCAGCATCTTCAGACCTATACCGAAGAGAAGTTCAGCCAGCTGCCTGAGCGGGCGCAAAGCCTGCATCGCAAAGCCTTCACCACCAACGAGGGGGATCCGGACTACCGCAAACTGACGAGCCTAACGTATCGGCAGGGTGAGACCGAGCGGCGGATGCAGATCCCGAAGGGCGATGTGTTGCATCAATTCCGCCAAGACGTTCGAACCGGAAAACTGCCCAAGGTGTCGTGGATCGTTGCACCGGAGAATTTTTCGGACCATCCCGGAGCGCCCTGGTACGGTGCGTGGTATCTGAGCGAGGTGATGGATATCCTGACGCAGGATCCCGAAGTCTGGAAGAAGACCATTTTCATTCTCTGTTACGATGAAAATGACGGCTATTTCGATCATGTACCTCCGTTTGTTCCACCCGACCTGCAACGTCCGGACACCGGCAAAGCGTCGGCTGCGATCGATACCTCCATCGAACTGGTGCGCCGTCGCGTTCCAGACGCCTCGTCGACGTCCGCTGGACCGGGATCCACTCCCACCGATCCTATCGGACTCGGATTTCGTGTGCCGCTCCTGATTGCGTCGCCCTGGAGCCGCGGCGGTTACGTATGCTCTCAAGTGTTCGATCACACCTCCATCCTGCAGCTGATGGAGGGCTGGCTGAGTCACAAGACCGGCAAAACCATTCGAGAAACCAACATCTCCGCTTGGCGAAGGGCAGTCTGTGGAGATCTGAGTTCCGCCTTTCGCCCCTACCACGGTGAGAAGATGGAATTGCCGCGATCCGTCGAACGCGAGGCATTCCTGGGCTCGATTCATCAGGCCCAGTTTAAGGAAATCCCCACTGGGTTTAAGGCATTGAACTCGGAGGAGCGCGCGCTGGTGCGGAAGGGGGGAGCTTCGGCTCCGTTCATGCCACGGCAAGAACCGGGCATTCGTCCTGCCTGTGCGCTTCCGTATGAGCTGACGGTGACGGGTGCTTTAAGCGAGGATAGGCAAACATTTGAAATTCGATTTGCTGCCGGCAAGGCTTTGTTCGGGAGCAGGGCATCGGGAGCTCCTTTCCACGTTTACGCGCCCGTCAAGTGGAGACCGTCCGGTGACGGCGCCACCCAGCCGTCCTTCGAGCAGGGTCATACCTGGGCGTACGCGGTCGTCGCGGGAGACACGCTGTCGGATCGTTGGCGGTTGGATCGTTTCGAAACCGGCGAGTATCGGCTTTGTGTCCATGGGCCGAACGGATTTCTGCGCGAGTTCAAGGGCAGTGCGCGGGATCCGCGGGTGGAGGTTCAATGGCAGGCCGCGGAGGAAGATCGTGACGGCAAATCCCGCGGGCTGCTGACGCTGATCAACCACGACGCCAACAACGTCACAGTCACGGTCCGTGATATGGCCTACGGAGGCGAGCCGCTCACCCTTCGGCTGGGGCAGGGCGGTACGTCCGGCTCCGTTGTTAAGACCGTCATCAGCCTGGCCCGCAGCCATGGATGGTATGATCTCCAGGTCCAGATCCAAGACGCGGCTAGGTTTGAACAGCGCCTCGCCGGGCATCTTGAGAACGGATTCGAAAGTTTCAGCGACCCGTTGATGGGCCGGGTGTGA
- a CDS encoding choice-of-anchor D domain-containing protein, translating to MKLSPLFLGCLTSLLILPAHAGLVAHWPLDTDATDATGNGHDGVIDGNTVSFGAAGANNSTGAAATFSGNGHIDIPYSELLNPGVKAPDGSGSFTVALWVRPTRVGGSHRSPFTSREDNGANVNGPILYIEPNGQWSFWAGNNGPSGTWNAIPAGPATAEAWVHVAIVYDSETITRKMYLDGVEVINQPGGISANSVRPTHIGGGADDGNSFTWAGDIDDVGIWDNALTEEEVQNVMANGVDAGPVVPDPRLRIASPVILPLNGGVQQFPLTVNNVGLTKTLTISGTEFSGVNAANFSVVTAPGPIEPGGAGTLTIAFDPQGAGGDVEAVLQITSNDSTEPVRSVVLRGSIHDPQVVAPAALDFGTLPAGTGPVTAAFNLQNVGGSRVLSVTEVLVTGPQAASFTVTEFPATLAPGASGAIRVTFDRLDGDGLIAALLKVTTDDPITPEVIVLTKALVAFTDPLVAWWPLDQDALDASGNGHDGTIFGEVIFGEEGANAATGASASFDGNSRIDVLYDPRLNPGLSLPGESGSFTVTLWAYPTVVGDGNYHSPFTSREDNGASVNGPILYNTFNGRWEYWAGDHGPSGSWNPIDGGAVVADTWVHVAINYDAEARIRRMYLDGVEVASQEVGVAANSIKDLHIGAGQDDGRAFYWVGRIDDVAFFRKALSVSEVQQVMTGGANSLVSQPPDSPVITGFGGGPGVGTFTLTWVSTAGKSYRVQRSTNLSAWTNLDPAIPSGGATTTFTDNALPAGERSVFYRVEVLP from the coding sequence ATGAAGCTAAGCCCTCTGTTTCTTGGTTGTCTTACCTCCCTTCTTATCCTTCCGGCGCACGCGGGTCTGGTGGCTCATTGGCCGCTAGATACGGATGCTACGGACGCCACTGGCAACGGCCACGATGGCGTTATCGATGGGAACACCGTTAGTTTCGGCGCTGCGGGCGCCAACAACAGCACCGGCGCAGCGGCCACCTTTTCGGGCAATGGTCACATCGACATACCCTATTCCGAGCTGCTCAATCCGGGCGTGAAGGCTCCGGACGGTTCGGGCAGCTTCACTGTCGCTTTGTGGGTGCGTCCCACCCGCGTCGGAGGATCCCACCGCTCTCCGTTCACCTCTCGGGAAGACAATGGAGCCAATGTGAACGGGCCGATTCTTTACATTGAGCCGAACGGTCAATGGAGTTTCTGGGCGGGGAACAATGGCCCCTCGGGCACCTGGAACGCGATCCCGGCCGGGCCGGCCACCGCCGAGGCGTGGGTGCACGTGGCGATTGTTTATGATTCCGAGACCATTACCCGCAAAATGTACCTCGATGGCGTCGAAGTCATCAACCAGCCGGGCGGCATCTCAGCCAATTCCGTTCGTCCCACGCATATCGGGGGCGGTGCTGATGATGGCAACTCGTTCACTTGGGCGGGTGACATCGACGATGTGGGGATCTGGGACAACGCGCTCACCGAGGAGGAAGTTCAGAACGTGATGGCGAACGGCGTCGATGCTGGTCCGGTGGTTCCCGACCCGCGTCTTCGGATTGCCTCTCCCGTCATCCTACCCTTGAATGGAGGCGTTCAGCAGTTTCCGCTCACGGTGAACAATGTCGGCCTGACCAAAACCTTGACGATCAGCGGCACCGAGTTCAGCGGGGTCAATGCTGCGAATTTTTCCGTGGTTACCGCTCCGGGACCTATCGAGCCAGGGGGCGCGGGCACGCTCACCATCGCTTTCGATCCTCAGGGTGCCGGTGGGGACGTTGAGGCGGTTCTGCAGATCACCAGCAACGATAGCACCGAGCCGGTTCGGTCCGTCGTTCTGCGGGGGAGTATCCACGACCCTCAAGTGGTGGCCCCGGCGGCCCTGGACTTCGGCACGCTGCCGGCGGGCACAGGGCCAGTGACAGCGGCCTTCAATCTTCAGAATGTGGGAGGAAGCCGGGTCTTGTCCGTTACCGAAGTTCTGGTCACTGGCCCACAGGCGGCGAGTTTCACCGTCACCGAATTTCCGGCAACCCTGGCTCCGGGAGCCAGTGGAGCCATCCGTGTGACATTTGATCGCCTGGATGGCGACGGGCTTATCGCGGCTCTTTTGAAGGTGACCACGGATGATCCGATTACCCCGGAAGTTATTGTTCTCACGAAGGCCCTGGTAGCTTTCACCGATCCCTTGGTAGCTTGGTGGCCGCTCGATCAGGACGCTCTCGATGCCAGCGGGAACGGCCATGATGGCACGATCTTCGGTGAGGTTATCTTCGGTGAAGAAGGAGCCAATGCCGCGACCGGTGCTTCCGCTTCCTTTGACGGCAACAGCCGTATCGATGTGCTTTACGATCCGCGTCTGAACCCCGGGCTGAGCCTTCCTGGTGAATCCGGCAGCTTTACGGTGACACTTTGGGCCTATCCGACAGTGGTGGGCGACGGGAACTACCATTCACCCTTTACCTCGCGCGAGGATAACGGGGCATCGGTCAATGGGCCGATTCTTTACAACACGTTCAACGGTCGATGGGAGTATTGGGCCGGCGACCATGGACCCTCGGGAAGCTGGAATCCGATCGATGGCGGCGCCGTCGTGGCGGATACCTGGGTGCATGTGGCGATTAATTATGATGCGGAGGCGAGGATCCGTCGCATGTATCTCGACGGAGTAGAAGTGGCCAGCCAGGAGGTAGGTGTGGCTGCTAACTCGATCAAGGATCTGCATATCGGTGCGGGGCAGGATGATGGCCGGGCATTTTATTGGGTCGGACGGATTGATGACGTGGCTTTCTTCCGCAAAGCGCTCAGCGTTTCAGAAGTCCAGCAGGTCATGACGGGTGGGGCGAACAGTTTGGTTTCTCAGCCGCCGGACTCTCCGGTCATCACTGGCTTCGGTGGCGGGCCTGGAGTGGGGACGTTTACCCTCACCTGGGTTTCCACCGCCGGGAAGAGCTATCGGGTTCAACGTTCGACCAATCTCAGCGCTTGGACGAACCTGGATCCGGCGATTCCGAGCGGTGGTGCCACGACGACCTTCACGGACAATGCATTGCCCGCTGGGGAGCGTAGCGTGTTCTATCGTGTGGAAGTGTTGCCCTGA
- a CDS encoding sugar phosphate isomerase/epimerase — translation MNSDGISRRSFLAAVGATPWALSTAAAEPRTRPKIPIGIQMYSVRDDEKRDLISTLGRLREMGYECVEFWAPYLDWTPSRAREIRRRLDDVGLRCYSNHTAAKHFAEESLSRAIELNHILGSRYVIMAHAGTQENLDGWRRTAEVLAQSATKLRKAGLGCGYHNWDVDFRPLEGTRPIDILTGNTPQEVAFQLDVATCLAAGADPLAFIRANPGRIKTYHLKDWSSDPQKGYRVLLGEGVGRWGPLLETAETSGGVEHYLIEQEGSRFSQMETAKRCLDVFRSLRD, via the coding sequence ATGAACTCTGATGGCATTTCTCGTCGATCGTTTCTCGCTGCCGTCGGAGCGACCCCCTGGGCGCTTTCGACGGCGGCGGCTGAGCCGAGAACGCGCCCGAAAATACCCATTGGCATTCAGATGTATTCGGTGCGGGATGACGAGAAGCGCGACCTGATCTCCACCCTGGGTCGTCTGCGCGAGATGGGCTACGAATGCGTCGAGTTTTGGGCACCCTACCTTGATTGGACTCCATCGCGTGCGCGGGAAATCCGTCGACGTCTGGATGATGTGGGGTTGCGCTGTTACTCCAACCATACAGCCGCGAAGCACTTTGCGGAAGAGTCTTTGTCTCGAGCCATCGAACTGAACCACATTCTTGGCAGCCGTTACGTGATCATGGCGCATGCGGGTACACAGGAGAATCTGGATGGTTGGCGCCGCACGGCAGAAGTGTTGGCTCAGTCGGCCACGAAGCTCCGGAAAGCAGGGCTTGGCTGCGGATACCACAACTGGGACGTCGATTTTCGACCGCTCGAGGGCACTCGGCCGATCGATATTCTGACCGGGAATACGCCCCAGGAGGTCGCGTTCCAACTCGATGTGGCGACCTGCCTCGCGGCGGGTGCCGATCCACTGGCGTTCATCCGGGCAAACCCCGGACGCATTAAGACTTATCATCTTAAGGATTGGTCAAGCGATCCGCAGAAGGGATATCGCGTGCTACTCGGTGAGGGCGTGGGACGTTGGGGTCCCCTGCTCGAGACGGCCGAGACTTCCGGCGGCGTTGAACACTACCTGATCGAGCAGGAAGGAAGTCGTTTCTCCCAAATGGAAACCGCCAAGCGCTGCCTGGATGTCTTTAGGTCACTCCGGGACTAG
- a CDS encoding ATP-dependent DNA ligase has protein sequence MKAFAELYARLDASTSSHAKLEAMQDYFRDAQPADSAWAVYFLCGGKPRQLVPTKLLRELITTTSQLPQWLFDECYQAVGDLAETLSLLLPLSSTTNADGLASWVEGKLLPLRDIRKDLGAMHLMPLLDQLDRGSQLVFLKLITGSFRVGVSKLLVTRALAALAGLDAKLIAQRLVGYTDGSSPPTADRYQRLISQPTDGAPDDRDAGQPYPFFLAHSLQLPVTEFQERIGPPSDWQIEWKWDGIRAQIVKRHGTLWIWSRGEELVTERFPELSALASTLPDGTILDGEIVVWKADQVQPFALLQQRIARKRLPASLLKDAPVIFVAYDLLEWRGVDWRTRPQRERRQQLEHLVREVPEPHLRLSELLEGATWSELDQQRARSRGLGVEGMMLKGKEARYGVGRTKEAGVWWKWKIDPYTVDAVLIYAQRGHGRRASLYTDFTFAVWSAGLEVADRRLIPFAKAYSGLTDDEMRQVDAIVRKTTIEKFGPMRSVTPTLVFEIGFEGIGASARHKSGIAVRFPRILRWRQDKPLAEADTLETLRALLPPTQTPGAGL, from the coding sequence ATGAAGGCATTCGCCGAACTCTATGCCCGGTTGGATGCTAGCACGAGCAGCCACGCAAAACTCGAGGCCATGCAGGACTACTTTCGCGACGCCCAGCCGGCCGACTCGGCCTGGGCAGTGTATTTTCTGTGTGGAGGCAAACCACGCCAATTGGTGCCCACCAAGCTGCTTCGGGAACTGATCACCACGACCTCGCAGCTTCCCCAATGGCTCTTTGACGAATGCTACCAAGCCGTCGGCGACCTGGCCGAGACCCTCTCCTTGTTGCTCCCGCTGAGTAGCACAACCAACGCCGATGGTCTGGCTAGTTGGGTGGAGGGCAAGCTGCTCCCGTTGCGCGACATCCGAAAGGACCTTGGGGCCATGCATTTAATGCCTTTGCTCGATCAGCTGGATAGAGGCAGCCAACTTGTATTCCTCAAACTGATCACCGGCAGTTTTCGCGTCGGAGTTTCCAAGTTGCTGGTCACCCGAGCATTGGCGGCCTTGGCCGGTCTCGATGCCAAGCTTATCGCTCAGCGACTGGTGGGCTACACCGATGGATCGAGCCCGCCCACCGCTGACCGATATCAACGCTTAATCTCGCAACCTACGGACGGCGCTCCGGATGACCGCGACGCAGGTCAGCCTTATCCCTTCTTTCTAGCTCATTCGTTGCAGCTGCCGGTAACGGAATTCCAGGAAAGAATCGGGCCTCCGAGTGACTGGCAAATTGAATGGAAGTGGGATGGGATCCGCGCTCAGATCGTCAAGCGCCACGGCACACTGTGGATCTGGTCCCGCGGTGAGGAGCTGGTGACCGAGCGTTTTCCGGAGCTCTCAGCACTCGCTTCCACACTCCCGGATGGGACGATTCTGGATGGAGAGATCGTGGTTTGGAAGGCCGATCAGGTGCAACCGTTTGCCCTGTTACAGCAGCGAATCGCGCGCAAGAGGCTCCCTGCATCCCTGCTGAAGGACGCTCCAGTGATCTTTGTAGCCTACGACCTGTTGGAGTGGCGGGGAGTGGACTGGCGCACCCGCCCCCAGCGGGAGCGACGCCAACAGCTCGAGCATTTAGTCAGAGAAGTCCCGGAACCACACTTGCGCCTTTCCGAGCTGTTAGAAGGTGCCACCTGGAGTGAACTAGACCAACAACGGGCTCGTTCGCGAGGGCTAGGGGTAGAAGGGATGATGCTCAAAGGCAAAGAGGCACGTTACGGGGTCGGGCGCACCAAAGAGGCCGGGGTGTGGTGGAAGTGGAAAATAGATCCCTACACGGTGGATGCGGTTCTCATTTATGCGCAGCGAGGTCACGGGCGCCGCGCGAGCCTCTACACCGATTTCACATTTGCTGTCTGGAGCGCAGGCCTGGAGGTGGCCGACCGCCGCCTCATTCCGTTCGCCAAAGCGTACTCAGGACTTACGGATGATGAGATGCGACAGGTGGACGCGATCGTCCGTAAGACTACGATCGAAAAGTTCGGCCCCATGCGTAGCGTCACCCCTACTCTGGTATTCGAGATCGGCTTTGAAGGGATCGGCGCGAGCGCCAGGCACAAAAGTGGAATCGCGGTGCGCTTCCCCCGGATCTTGCGGTGGCGCCAAGATAAGCCCCTCGCCGAAGCGGACACGCTGGAGACGCTCCGAGCTTTGCTTCCGCCAACGCAAACTCCCGGAGCCGGCCTTTGA
- a CDS encoding ligase-associated DNA damage response exonuclease, producing MDLVVSTSNGLYCVPGDFYIDPWKPVARAVITHGHADHARGGSGHYLTATSGAAILRKRLGDHLPLQTVEYGQILQDHDVQLSLHPAGHVLGSAQVRLEHRGQVWVVSGDYKTEDDGTCAPFIPVRCHTFITESTFALPIYQWPTQAQLKSHILAWWRSNAEQGRTSVAFCYSLGKAQRILAMLDPSIGPILTHGAVERMNAAYRETGVNLPPTQYAGQVTEPSDLRRSLVLAPPSAQGTAWVRRFGDYADAFASGWMQVRGTRRRRGVDRGFVMSDHADWSGLQQAVKATGAQRVIVTHGQVHVMVRWLRECGLEANAFPTEYGEEDSEGQEAVPANAADLSPDKIDPTLPLV from the coding sequence ATGGATCTGGTTGTTTCTACCTCGAATGGCCTTTACTGCGTCCCCGGCGATTTCTACATCGATCCCTGGAAGCCTGTGGCTCGCGCCGTCATCACCCACGGCCACGCAGACCATGCTCGGGGGGGCAGCGGGCATTACCTGACGGCCACGAGCGGGGCAGCCATCCTGCGCAAACGGCTCGGGGATCACCTCCCGCTGCAGACCGTCGAATATGGCCAGATCCTTCAAGATCATGATGTCCAACTAAGCCTTCATCCCGCGGGCCATGTGCTTGGGTCCGCGCAAGTGCGATTAGAACACCGAGGGCAAGTTTGGGTGGTCTCGGGCGATTACAAGACCGAGGACGACGGGACCTGCGCGCCCTTCATCCCCGTCCGTTGTCATACCTTCATTACAGAATCCACTTTCGCGCTGCCCATTTACCAGTGGCCGACTCAAGCGCAATTGAAGTCCCACATCCTGGCTTGGTGGCGGTCGAATGCGGAGCAAGGAAGAACCAGCGTCGCTTTTTGCTACAGTCTGGGAAAAGCGCAACGCATCCTCGCCATGCTCGACCCCTCCATTGGGCCAATTCTCACGCACGGTGCCGTGGAGCGCATGAACGCCGCCTATCGAGAGACGGGGGTCAATCTACCTCCGACCCAGTATGCGGGCCAGGTGACGGAGCCTTCCGATCTGCGTCGAAGCCTCGTGCTGGCGCCGCCCTCGGCACAGGGTACCGCCTGGGTGAGACGCTTCGGCGATTACGCCGATGCCTTCGCGAGCGGCTGGATGCAGGTGCGTGGCACACGCCGGCGTCGCGGCGTGGACCGCGGCTTCGTGATGTCGGATCACGCCGACTGGTCAGGTCTTCAGCAAGCCGTGAAAGCCACCGGCGCACAGCGCGTGATCGTCACCCACGGTCAAGTGCATGTGATGGTCCGATGGCTTCGTGAATGCGGTTTGGAAGCGAATGCATTTCCTACCGAATACGGAGAGGAAGATTCAGAGGGCCAGGAGGCCGTTCCCGCGAATGCCGCGGACCTCAGCCCCGATAAGATCGACCCCACACTGCCTCTTGTATGA
- a CDS encoding TPM domain-containing protein, protein MRTYYRQILNLLLVWVLGIVAPQAAMAAPGVRDDAAVFSSRTVRQADDAARMIQKQLHKELLVETFAGIPEGRSEEYARNREEFFSNLVRDRARSAQLDGIYVLVMKEPPPHRFRIQVGVGPATREKAFLTSNRDELVRIFQSSFREDRFDEGLQNGVAYVERTLRANLRPSAAAGTPSASPNGSWETAAATNEPSSRGSIGSFLLLGVLLLGGILLVRFLFRMMRGSQGGQLAGAGGMGGRGGGFLTSLLGGIGGVMAGSWLYDRFMGGNAHASDSSMTGPSDNGASDVGGDFSSSGGDVDFGGGGDFGGDGGGGGDA, encoded by the coding sequence ATGCGAACATACTATCGCCAAATTCTGAATTTGCTCTTGGTATGGGTCTTGGGGATCGTTGCCCCACAAGCGGCCATGGCCGCACCTGGGGTGCGCGACGATGCCGCGGTCTTTTCGTCCCGGACAGTCAGACAAGCCGACGATGCTGCTCGGATGATCCAAAAGCAGCTTCACAAGGAGCTCCTGGTCGAGACCTTCGCCGGTATTCCGGAGGGGCGGAGCGAGGAATACGCTCGGAACCGCGAGGAGTTCTTCTCCAACCTCGTCCGCGATCGAGCCCGTTCGGCTCAACTGGATGGAATCTATGTGTTGGTGATGAAGGAGCCCCCGCCGCACCGATTCCGCATCCAGGTGGGCGTGGGTCCGGCGACTCGAGAAAAAGCGTTTCTCACCTCGAACCGTGACGAACTGGTTCGCATTTTTCAAAGTTCGTTCCGTGAGGACCGTTTTGATGAGGGCCTTCAGAACGGCGTCGCTTACGTCGAGAGGACTCTGCGGGCGAATCTCCGGCCATCTGCGGCCGCCGGCACGCCGTCCGCCTCTCCCAACGGATCGTGGGAAACAGCAGCGGCTACCAATGAACCCTCTTCGCGAGGGTCGATCGGATCCTTTTTGCTCCTGGGAGTGCTGCTCTTGGGAGGCATTCTCTTAGTGCGCTTTCTCTTCCGAATGATGCGTGGAAGCCAAGGTGGCCAACTCGCGGGTGCTGGAGGAATGGGCGGACGTGGCGGCGGGTTTCTAACCAGCTTGTTGGGTGGCATTGGCGGTGTCATGGCGGGGAGTTGGCTGTATGACCGTTTCATGGGAGGCAACGCGCACGCCAGTGATAGCTCGATGACGGGTCCGTCGGACAACGGAGCGTCTGATGTAGGCGGAGACTTTAGCAGCTCGGGCGGTGACGTCGATTTCGGCGGGGGTGGTGACTTCGGCGGCGACGGCGGCGGCGGCGGGGATGCGTAA